One region of Wyeomyia smithii strain HCP4-BCI-WySm-NY-G18 chromosome 3, ASM2978416v1, whole genome shotgun sequence genomic DNA includes:
- the LOC129728537 gene encoding uncharacterized protein LOC129728537, whose protein sequence is MAQKIGVVFNFIDRVRTLSTFRTEDEKKQIITKMLLSNNYPLRLINRMLRHGRPPEITETTSNPDCYRSLVHIPGLTPMIKRTLKINMPSVGIACSSDHTVKSLCKTAKDPVPHMQKSNAVYRISCIDCEKCYIGMTRNQLRTRMYGHQ, encoded by the coding sequence ATGGCTCAAAAAATCGGGGTTGTCTTCAATTTCATTGACCGGGTTCGAACGTTGAGCACCTTTCGCACGGAGGACGAAAAGAAACAGATTATAACTAAAATGCTACTAAGTAACAACTATCCACTGCGGCTTATCAACAGAATGCTTCGCCACGGCCGCCCTCCAGAAATAACAGAAACAACTAGCAATCCAGACTGTTATCGATCGTTGGTACATATACCAGGTCTCACACCTATGATAAAACGCACACTAAAAATCAACATGCCTTCGGTGGGAATCGCTTGCAGCAGCGATCACACAGTCAAGAGTTTGTGTAAGACTGCCAAAGATCCCGTTCCCCACATGCAGAAAAGTAATGCCGTGTACCGAATTTCATGTATTGACTGCGAGAAATGCTACATCGGTATGACCAGAAATCAGCTGCGAACGAGGATGTACGGCCACCAGTGA